One Anas platyrhynchos isolate ZD024472 breed Pekin duck chromosome 2, IASCAAS_PekinDuck_T2T, whole genome shotgun sequence DNA segment encodes these proteins:
- the LOC101799119 gene encoding serpin B10 isoform X2, whose product MEALNKANTNFALDFFKHQCQEDGNKNILFAPLSISSVLATVYLGAKGNTADQMAKVLHFNEVEGARNVTTTIRMQVFSRTEEYLSNRRACFQKEYLQLAKKYYNAEPQAVDFMGAANEIRREINSRVEEQTEGKIQNLLPPGSIDSLTRLVLVNALYFKGTWATKFEAEATRQRPFRINTHTTKPVPMMFLSGKFNFTYIESVQTDVVELPYVNNDLSMFILLPRDIAGLQKLIRELTFENLSAWTSPELMEKMKVELYLPRFTVEEKYSLKSALSKMGIQDAFTEGQADFTGMSEKDNLVLSQVFHKCYVEVNEEGTEAAAASSAALTSRSLGAAIIFVADHPFLFFIRHNSTKCILFLGRFCSP is encoded by the exons ATGGAAGctttaaataaagcaaacacaaacTTTGCTCTTGACTTTTTCAAGCATCAGTGTCAAGAAGATGGCaacaagaatattttgtttGCCCCTTTGAGTATTTCATCTGTCCTGGCTACCGTGTATTTGGGAGCAAAAGGTAACACTGCAGATCAGATGGCAAAG GTACTTCACTTTAATGAAGTTGAAGGAGCCAGAAATGTCACCACAACCATAAGAATGCAAGTCTTTTCCAGAACAGAAGAATATCTATCAAATCGACGTGCCTGTTTCCAGAAG GAATACTTACAGTTAGCCAAGAAATACTACAATGCAGAGCCACAAGCAGTTGACTTCATGGGAGCAGCAAATGAAATCAGAAGAGAGATCAACTCCAGGGTTGAAGAGCAGACTGAAG GTAAAATTCAAAATCTGTTGCCTCCTGGATCCATAGATTCACTCACCAGGCTAGTCCTGGTAAATGCACTCTACTTCAAAGGAACTTGGGCAACAAAGTTTGAAGCTGAAGCTACCAGGCAAAGGCCTTTCAGAATAAACACG CATACAACTAAACCAGTGCCAATGATGTTCCTGAGTGGTAAATTTAATTTTACCTACATAGAATCAGTCCAGACTGATGTTGTTGAGCTTCCATATGTCAATAATGACCTCAGCATGTTTATCCTCCTACCGCGTGACATCGCCGGCCTACAAAAG CTAATAAGAGAATTGACTTTTGAAAACTTGTCTGCGTGGACCAGCCCGGAATTAATGGAGAAAATGAAAGTGGAGCTGTATCTGCCCAGGTTCACTGTAGAAGAGAAATATAGCCTCAAATCTGCTTTGAGCAAGATGGGGATACAAGATGCCTTCACTGAAGGTCAAGCTGATTTCACAGGAATGTCAGAGAAAGATAATCTGGTTTTGTCACAAGTTTTTCACAAATGTTATGTGGAAGTCAATGAAGAAGGtacagaggcagcagctgccagttCAGCAGCTCTGACGTCACGAAGCCTTGGTGCTGCTATTATTTTTGTAGCAGATcaccctttccttttctt
- the LOC101799119 gene encoding serpin B10 isoform X1: protein MEALNKANTNFALDFFKHQCQEDGNKNILFAPLSISSVLATVYLGAKGNTADQMAKVLHFNEVEGARNVTTTIRMQVFSRTEEYLSNRRACFQKTEIGKSGNIHTGFKALNLEINKPNKNYMLKSVNQLYGEKSLPFSKEYLQLAKKYYNAEPQAVDFMGAANEIRREINSRVEEQTEGKIQNLLPPGSIDSLTRLVLVNALYFKGTWATKFEAEATRQRPFRINTHTTKPVPMMFLSGKFNFTYIESVQTDVVELPYVNNDLSMFILLPRDIAGLQKLIRELTFENLSAWTSPELMEKMKVELYLPRFTVEEKYSLKSALSKMGIQDAFTEGQADFTGMSEKDNLVLSQVFHKCYVEVNEEGTEAAAASSAALTSRSLGAAIIFVADHPFLFFIRHNSTKCILFLGRFCSP, encoded by the exons ATGGAAGctttaaataaagcaaacacaaacTTTGCTCTTGACTTTTTCAAGCATCAGTGTCAAGAAGATGGCaacaagaatattttgtttGCCCCTTTGAGTATTTCATCTGTCCTGGCTACCGTGTATTTGGGAGCAAAAGGTAACACTGCAGATCAGATGGCAAAG GTACTTCACTTTAATGAAGTTGAAGGAGCCAGAAATGTCACCACAACCATAAGAATGCAAGTCTTTTCCAGAACAGAAGAATATCTATCAAATCGACGTGCCTGTTTCCAGAAG ACAGAAATTGGCAAATCAGGCAATATCCACACTGGGTTTAAAGCACTCAACTTGGAAATCAACAAACCCAATAAAAATTACATGCTTAAAAGTGTCAATCAGTTATATGGAGAAAAATCACTGCCTTTCAGTAAG GAATACTTACAGTTAGCCAAGAAATACTACAATGCAGAGCCACAAGCAGTTGACTTCATGGGAGCAGCAAATGAAATCAGAAGAGAGATCAACTCCAGGGTTGAAGAGCAGACTGAAG GTAAAATTCAAAATCTGTTGCCTCCTGGATCCATAGATTCACTCACCAGGCTAGTCCTGGTAAATGCACTCTACTTCAAAGGAACTTGGGCAACAAAGTTTGAAGCTGAAGCTACCAGGCAAAGGCCTTTCAGAATAAACACG CATACAACTAAACCAGTGCCAATGATGTTCCTGAGTGGTAAATTTAATTTTACCTACATAGAATCAGTCCAGACTGATGTTGTTGAGCTTCCATATGTCAATAATGACCTCAGCATGTTTATCCTCCTACCGCGTGACATCGCCGGCCTACAAAAG CTAATAAGAGAATTGACTTTTGAAAACTTGTCTGCGTGGACCAGCCCGGAATTAATGGAGAAAATGAAAGTGGAGCTGTATCTGCCCAGGTTCACTGTAGAAGAGAAATATAGCCTCAAATCTGCTTTGAGCAAGATGGGGATACAAGATGCCTTCACTGAAGGTCAAGCTGATTTCACAGGAATGTCAGAGAAAGATAATCTGGTTTTGTCACAAGTTTTTCACAAATGTTATGTGGAAGTCAATGAAGAAGGtacagaggcagcagctgccagttCAGCAGCTCTGACGTCACGAAGCCTTGGTGCTGCTATTATTTTTGTAGCAGATcaccctttccttttctt